From the genome of Arthrobacter alpinus, one region includes:
- the thrS gene encoding threonine--tRNA ligase, translating to MTNQGVTVPVDTQITINVEGVATTVATGTTGAELFFERREVVVARVDGVLKDLDQPLAEGALVEGVTIDSPDGLDVLRHSTAHVMAQAVQALRPDAKLGIGPYITDGFYFDFDVAEPFTPDDLKTLEKMMLKIVNQNQKFARRVVSEDQAREAMANEPYKLELLGKKNDDTAETAEGVNVEVGAGDITIYANIDRKSGEEVWCDLCRGPHLQNTKLISNAFALTRSSAAYWLGNQNNQQLQRIYGTVWPTKDALKAYQERIAEAERRDHRKLGVELDLFSFPDELGSGLPVFHPKGGIIRKEMEDYSRQRHVEAGYDFVYTPHITKANLYEVSGHLDWYRDGMFPPMHVDAELNEDGTVRKPGQDYYLKPMNCPMHNLIFRSRGRSYRELPLRLFEFGSVYRYEKSGVVHGLTRVRGMTQDDAHIYCTKEQMKDELTETLNFVLSLLKDYGLNDFYLELSTKDPDKFVGEDAIWEEATATLAEVAEASGLELVADPGGAAFYGPKISVQAKDALGRTWQMSTIQLDFNLPERFELEYQAADGSRQRPVMIHRALFGSVERFMGVLTEHYAGAFPAWLSPVQVVAIPVAEAFNDYMFDVVAQLKKAGIRAEVDISSDRFPKKIRTASKDKVPFVLIAGGDDADANAVSFRFRDGSQDNGVPVEEAVSRIVEAVRNRTA from the coding sequence ATGACAAATCAAGGAGTTACCGTGCCAGTGGATACACAGATCACCATCAATGTCGAGGGCGTTGCGACGACGGTGGCCACCGGCACCACCGGCGCGGAACTGTTCTTCGAGCGCCGCGAGGTAGTTGTTGCCCGGGTGGACGGGGTCCTGAAGGACCTTGACCAGCCACTGGCGGAGGGTGCACTCGTTGAGGGCGTGACCATAGATTCCCCGGACGGCTTGGACGTACTGCGCCACTCCACCGCCCACGTCATGGCCCAGGCAGTGCAGGCATTGCGCCCCGACGCCAAGCTGGGCATTGGCCCGTACATCACCGACGGCTTCTACTTCGATTTCGATGTGGCAGAGCCGTTCACCCCCGATGACTTGAAGACCCTTGAGAAGATGATGCTCAAGATCGTCAACCAAAACCAAAAATTTGCCCGCCGCGTGGTCTCCGAGGATCAGGCCCGCGAGGCCATGGCCAACGAGCCCTACAAGCTGGAGCTGCTGGGCAAAAAAAACGATGACACTGCCGAGACCGCCGAGGGCGTGAACGTCGAGGTGGGTGCCGGTGACATCACCATTTACGCCAATATTGACCGTAAGAGCGGTGAAGAAGTGTGGTGCGATCTGTGCCGCGGCCCGCACCTGCAAAACACCAAGTTGATCTCCAACGCGTTCGCGCTGACGCGCAGCTCCGCCGCCTACTGGCTGGGTAACCAGAACAACCAGCAGCTGCAGCGCATCTACGGCACGGTGTGGCCCACCAAGGATGCTCTGAAGGCGTACCAGGAACGCATTGCCGAGGCCGAACGTCGCGACCACCGCAAGCTCGGTGTGGAACTTGACTTGTTCTCCTTCCCCGACGAGCTGGGATCCGGCCTGCCCGTGTTCCACCCCAAGGGTGGGATCATCCGCAAGGAGATGGAAGACTACTCGCGCCAGCGCCACGTTGAGGCCGGCTATGACTTTGTCTACACCCCGCACATCACCAAGGCCAACCTGTACGAGGTCTCCGGCCACCTGGACTGGTACCGCGACGGCATGTTCCCCCCCATGCACGTGGATGCGGAACTGAATGAGGATGGCACGGTGCGCAAGCCCGGCCAGGACTACTACCTCAAGCCCATGAATTGCCCCATGCATAACTTGATCTTCCGTTCTCGCGGGCGCTCCTACCGGGAACTTCCGCTACGCCTGTTCGAATTCGGCTCGGTCTACCGCTACGAAAAGTCTGGTGTGGTCCACGGCCTGACCCGCGTGCGCGGCATGACCCAGGACGACGCCCACATCTACTGCACCAAGGAACAGATGAAGGACGAGCTCACCGAGACGCTGAACTTTGTCCTTTCCTTGCTCAAGGACTACGGCCTGAACGACTTCTACCTGGAACTGTCCACCAAGGATCCGGATAAGTTTGTGGGTGAGGACGCCATCTGGGAGGAGGCAACCGCGACACTCGCCGAGGTTGCCGAAGCCTCCGGGCTGGAACTGGTCGCCGATCCCGGGGGCGCCGCGTTCTACGGCCCCAAGATCTCGGTGCAGGCCAAGGATGCCCTGGGCCGCACCTGGCAGATGTCCACCATCCAGCTCGACTTCAACCTGCCGGAGCGCTTTGAGCTGGAATACCAGGCGGCAGACGGCTCCCGCCAGCGCCCCGTCATGATCCACCGCGCCTTGTTCGGCTCGGTGGAGCGTTTCATGGGCGTGCTGACCGAGCATTACGCCGGCGCGTTCCCGGCCTGGCTCTCACCCGTACAGGTGGTGGCCATCCCGGTGGCCGAGGCGTTCAACGACTACATGTTCGACGTCGTCGCCCAGTTGAAGAAGGCGGGCATCCGTGCCGAGGTGGACATCTCCAGCGACCGTTTCCCAAAGAAGATCCGCACCGCCAGCAAGGACAAGGTTCCGTTTGTGCTGATCGCCGGCGGGGACGACGCCGACGCCAACGCGGTCTCCTTCCGTTTCCGCGACGGCAGCCAGGACAACGGGGTACCCGTTGAAGAGGCAGTATCGCGGATCGTCGAAGCAGTCAGGAACCGTACAGCGTGA
- a CDS encoding DNA polymerase III subunit alpha, whose product MGARFVHLHTASAYSAHYGVSWPEELVQAAIADGADAVASTDRDGLYGAVKHVKACMAAGIDPLLGVDLAVLDMVDLGAGRQALVESGRVVILAHGRQSLPAGAGYAALCRLISTAHARPKGPVGLTLAELAAGVLDPESREPALTVLLGPFSDVGKAMNGRKYLLPRSKFRAWNTAMPPGTLAVEILSHLSAPGTPLSTAHAVRMLKLAEEFDVPAVLSNAVRYSSEDDAPTADVLDAARAIAPLRQVHDLQPTGQGWLKSAGQMRKVAQEIVHQGGFDTAELTQLWTNTHQLADKCRLDPSADLGWKTPTTPEASVMGLTQAPSAELWQRTHAGLEHRFPGLRGQQLQAVQHRLTTELDTINELGFASYFLTVAEVSEMIRTMGVRRAARGSGASSLVNYLLGISAVDPIANDLLFERFLSRDRSTLPDIDLDVESAQRHKVYHKIFERFGSQRVTLMSMQNGYRARGAVRDAGLALGMEQGEIDGIAKELWRFSASSFREALAEKPELREFAARVERSRLGGKGEGQLDLLVDLTERLDRLPRHISMHPCGVILGDSKLLNRTPVQASGMGLPMSQFDKHDMDAMGMLKLDVLGVRMQSAMAYAVREIIRLHPSKAQVVEAGKHPVDEQGQGPAYVSEAGHLDLDAIPLDDEPTFELIRSTHTLGCFQIESPGQRELVGKMAPREFSDLVIDISLFRPGPMKSNMVKPFLEYRAGFAPAHYAHPDLVPALQETHGVTVFHEQVLRTFHVMTGCSLSQADEHRRRLGNPAQEPAVEKDFRDKSAGRGYSQAVIEEVWGTLAAFGSFGFCKAHGAAFAVPTYQSAWLKAHHPAEFLAGLWEHDPGMYPRRLLVAEARRMGIPILPLDINASTGEYRAERTQAVTGTKPVTGIRLSLADVYGLSGAELRRIVAGQPYDSLADLRERAKVSLPILKRLAQLGALDSLQQSAQRISGNTANRADLIAHVNSLPALKPGKRNEPMVGQLHFPLGELELGTLPALLPAPTVEQTVRTELDLLSLDASAHLMDSYAPLLSRLGVTRAEGLLGLRNNTEVLVAGVRVATQTPPMRGGKRVVFISLDDGTGCVDATFFTEAQEKSGPLLFGTRMLLIRGLTRRTGPRGISLQALEAWDLSQPLPPGVSKDLSAGPLACR is encoded by the coding sequence AGCGGAAGGGTTGTCATTTTGGCCCACGGCCGTCAGAGTCTGCCGGCAGGTGCTGGCTATGCGGCGCTTTGCCGACTGATCTCCACGGCCCACGCCCGGCCCAAGGGGCCGGTGGGGCTCACGCTGGCGGAACTGGCGGCAGGGGTGCTGGACCCGGAATCCCGGGAGCCGGCGTTGACGGTTTTGCTGGGCCCGTTCTCAGACGTAGGCAAGGCCATGAACGGGCGCAAGTATCTGCTGCCGCGCAGCAAGTTCCGGGCCTGGAATACCGCCATGCCACCGGGTACCTTGGCGGTGGAGATCCTGAGCCATCTCAGTGCACCCGGCACACCGCTGAGCACTGCACACGCTGTGCGCATGCTGAAACTGGCCGAAGAGTTTGATGTCCCGGCAGTGCTTAGCAACGCCGTGCGTTACAGCAGCGAAGATGACGCTCCCACCGCTGATGTATTGGATGCGGCCAGGGCTATTGCACCCTTAAGGCAGGTCCATGATTTACAGCCCACGGGCCAGGGCTGGCTCAAAAGTGCTGGGCAAATGCGCAAGGTTGCCCAAGAGATCGTCCATCAAGGCGGCTTTGACACTGCTGAGCTGACCCAGCTGTGGACCAACACCCACCAGCTCGCTGACAAGTGCCGGCTGGATCCCTCCGCGGATCTTGGCTGGAAGACGCCGACCACCCCGGAAGCCTCCGTGATGGGTTTGACCCAGGCCCCGTCCGCAGAACTGTGGCAGCGCACGCATGCCGGCCTAGAGCACCGTTTCCCCGGGCTCAGGGGCCAGCAACTCCAGGCGGTCCAGCACAGGCTCACCACTGAACTGGACACCATCAACGAGTTGGGATTCGCCTCTTACTTTCTCACTGTCGCCGAAGTGTCCGAGATGATCCGCACCATGGGGGTGCGCCGGGCCGCGCGAGGTTCCGGGGCGTCGTCGTTGGTGAACTACCTGCTGGGGATCAGCGCCGTGGACCCCATCGCCAACGACCTGCTCTTTGAAAGGTTCCTGTCCCGGGACCGCTCCACCCTGCCGGACATTGACCTTGATGTGGAAAGCGCCCAACGGCACAAGGTCTACCACAAGATTTTTGAACGGTTTGGCTCCCAACGCGTGACCTTGATGAGCATGCAAAACGGGTACCGGGCCCGGGGTGCCGTGCGTGATGCCGGCCTTGCCTTGGGTATGGAGCAAGGGGAGATCGACGGGATTGCGAAGGAGCTGTGGCGGTTCTCGGCCAGCTCCTTCAGGGAAGCCCTGGCGGAAAAGCCGGAACTTCGGGAATTTGCGGCAAGAGTTGAACGGAGCCGCCTGGGTGGAAAGGGGGAGGGCCAGCTTGATCTCCTGGTGGACCTGACCGAACGGCTGGACAGGCTGCCCCGACATATTTCCATGCACCCGTGCGGGGTGATCCTGGGGGATTCGAAGTTGCTGAACAGGACCCCGGTGCAGGCAAGCGGCATGGGACTGCCCATGAGCCAATTCGACAAGCACGACATGGATGCCATGGGCATGCTCAAGCTGGACGTCCTGGGCGTGCGGATGCAAAGCGCCATGGCGTATGCGGTGCGTGAAATCATCCGCCTGCATCCATCCAAAGCCCAGGTGGTGGAGGCTGGAAAGCATCCTGTTGACGAGCAGGGGCAGGGGCCGGCCTATGTCTCTGAGGCCGGTCACCTTGATCTTGACGCCATCCCGCTCGACGACGAACCCACCTTTGAGCTGATCCGCAGCACCCACACGCTGGGCTGCTTCCAGATTGAATCTCCTGGTCAGCGCGAACTGGTGGGGAAGATGGCCCCGCGCGAGTTCAGCGACCTGGTCATCGATATCTCCTTGTTCAGGCCAGGGCCCATGAAATCGAACATGGTGAAACCGTTCCTGGAATACAGGGCAGGATTTGCCCCCGCACACTACGCCCACCCCGATCTTGTTCCGGCACTGCAGGAGACTCACGGGGTGACGGTGTTCCATGAGCAGGTACTGCGCACCTTCCACGTCATGACGGGGTGTTCCCTGTCGCAGGCCGACGAACACCGACGCAGGCTGGGCAACCCGGCACAGGAACCTGCCGTGGAGAAGGATTTTAGGGACAAGTCCGCCGGACGCGGCTACAGCCAGGCTGTCATCGAGGAAGTGTGGGGGACGCTGGCTGCTTTTGGCAGCTTCGGCTTTTGCAAGGCCCACGGCGCAGCCTTTGCCGTGCCCACCTATCAGTCGGCGTGGCTGAAGGCACATCACCCGGCCGAGTTCCTTGCCGGGTTGTGGGAGCACGATCCTGGCATGTACCCGCGGCGGCTGCTCGTGGCGGAGGCCAGGCGCATGGGCATCCCCATCCTGCCCCTGGACATTAACGCCAGCACCGGCGAATACAGGGCCGAGCGCACGCAGGCCGTGACCGGAACGAAGCCCGTCACGGGTATCCGCCTCAGCCTTGCGGACGTCTATGGCCTCTCCGGGGCTGAACTGCGACGGATAGTGGCAGGGCAGCCCTATGATTCGCTGGCGGACCTGCGTGAGAGGGCCAAGGTGTCCTTGCCCATCCTCAAACGCCTGGCCCAGCTGGGGGCGTTGGATTCCTTGCAGCAATCGGCCCAACGCATCAGTGGCAATACGGCCAACCGGGCCGATCTCATTGCGCATGTGAACAGCCTTCCGGCACTGAAGCCGGGCAAGCGCAACGAGCCCATGGTCGGGCAACTGCATTTTCCGCTCGGCGAACTGGAGCTGGGCACCCTACCGGCCCTGTTGCCGGCACCCACCGTGGAGCAGACGGTGCGCACCGAGCTGGACCTGCTGTCCCTGGATGCCAGCGCCCACCTGATGGACAGTTACGCGCCGCTGCTGAGCCGGCTGGGGGTCACCCGTGCGGAGGGGTTACTGGGGCTGCGCAACAACACCGAGGTGCTGGTGGCCGGGGTCCGTGTAGCCACCCAGACACCACCCATGCGCGGGGGAAAACGGGTGGTCTTCATCAGCCTCGACGACGGCACCGGGTGCGTGGATGCCACCTTCTTCACCGAGGCGCAGGAAAAGTCCGGCCCCCTGCTCTTTGGCACCCGCATGCTGCTGATCCGCGGGCTGACCCGGCGCACTGGACCCCGGGGTATCAGCTTGCAGGCGCTCGAGGCCTGGGATTTGAGCCAGCCGCTTCCGCCGGGCGTTTCTAAGGATTTATCCGCGGGTCCTCTTGCCTGCCGGTAG